One window from the genome of Amycolatopsis sp. NBC_01480 encodes:
- the rplU gene encoding 50S ribosomal protein L21, giving the protein MSAYAIVKTGGKQYKVAVGDVVEVEKLEGEPGTEHTFPAVLFVDGGEVTTDADALAKVSVTGKVVEQTKGRKIRIHKFKNKTGYHKRQGHRQKLTRVEVTAISQ; this is encoded by the coding sequence GTGTCGGCGTACGCGATCGTCAAGACCGGCGGCAAGCAGTACAAGGTGGCCGTCGGCGACGTCGTCGAGGTCGAGAAGCTCGAGGGCGAGCCGGGCACCGAGCACACCTTCCCCGCCGTGCTGTTCGTTGACGGTGGCGAGGTCACCACGGACGCCGACGCGTTGGCGAAGGTCTCGGTCACCGGCAAGGTCGTCGAGCAGACCAAGGGTCGGAAGATCCGGATCCACAAGTTCAAGAACAAGACCGGCTACCACAAGCGCCAGGGTCACCGGCAGAAGCTGACCCGCGTCGAGGTCACCGCTATCTCCCAGTAG
- a CDS encoding translation initiation factor IF-2 N-terminal domain-containing protein — MSNADTPADQAGGNTAAPTTSPLGELPPRIRVHALAKLLGSNSREILAKLTELGESPRSAQSSVTREVAIRLAEALSADATGDEAGQPAAAEPEAAPVAEAAPVTEAPAAEEAAEAPAAKSSSRRTVRRGASRAAGQPVAEQPADTQQASEQPTGTQPAAEPQVAEAPAESAEQAERPTGRRKRPVHVPVFAAPSPVFLPPEAEPASAKPARSKPGPVFGVVEAPADEDQAEETTDEQDDRDNREDDDSDEAAGRRRRRRGRRGRGRGKGGDEGSGEGEDDSADEQPERPQGRKRSRGGDTNEDDKPAEAESAESEDSSGDADSDNDSDSDGGNKRRRRRRRRKGGDDDSSDGSSGTDDPPNTVTHVRQAKAEQQPAERPARDEVRSVRGSTRLEAKRQRRRDGREAGRRRAPILSEAEFLARREAVERTMVVAEKGDSTQIGVLEDGVLVEHFVTSSGTGSIVGNVYLGRVQNVLPSMEAAFIDIGRGRNAVLYAGEVDWDAAGLEGKARKIEQALSTGDSVLVQVTKDPVGHKGARLTTQISLPGRFLVYVPAGGATGISRKLPENERRRLKDILKRIVPEDAGVIIRTASEGIVEEELDRDVRRLKAQWDVIKEKAGSGQPKKGGAPTMLYEEPDLLVKVVRDLFTEDFAKLEVQGSRAWDTIHSYVEHVAPDLIGRLKRYTGTGDAFADHRIDEQITKALDRKVWLPSGGYLVIDRTEAMTVIDVNTGKFTGSGGNLEETVTRNNLESAEEIVRQLRLRDIGGIIVIDFIDMVLESNRELVLRRLTECLGRDRTRHQVAEVTSLGLVQMTRKKIGTGLLEAFSTPCEHCKGRGVVVSTEPQRTAGGGNGNGGGNNGHNHGGGGESKSSRRSRGGRGKGEDSPQQAEAKPEPVQPAPTPEQRESVVTAVQAIAHAAKVAAVKPEHEEHAPEVTDTAETPEVHEAAPAVPEPAVEVAGQPVTSPADEVEVPQEEPVVAEATPEPEPAEQPVTYSETSAEADQSAAAGSEIDVPAPAGRSTRRRPRRTASRPAGPPVHASEQS, encoded by the coding sequence GCACGCGCTCGCCAAGCTGCTGGGCTCGAACAGCCGCGAGATCCTCGCCAAGCTGACCGAGCTGGGTGAGAGCCCGCGCAGTGCGCAGTCCAGCGTGACCCGTGAGGTCGCGATCCGCCTGGCCGAGGCGCTCTCCGCCGACGCCACCGGCGACGAGGCCGGGCAGCCCGCCGCGGCCGAGCCCGAAGCCGCCCCGGTCGCCGAAGCTGCCCCGGTCACCGAAGCCCCGGCTGCCGAAGAAGCTGCTGAAGCCCCGGCCGCCAAGTCGAGCAGCCGCCGCACCGTGCGTCGCGGAGCTTCCCGAGCGGCCGGGCAGCCGGTCGCCGAGCAGCCCGCCGACACCCAGCAGGCCTCCGAGCAGCCGACCGGCACCCAGCCGGCCGCCGAGCCGCAGGTCGCCGAAGCACCGGCCGAATCGGCCGAGCAGGCCGAGCGGCCCACCGGCCGTCGCAAGCGCCCGGTCCACGTGCCGGTGTTCGCCGCGCCGTCGCCGGTGTTCCTGCCGCCGGAGGCCGAGCCCGCCTCGGCCAAGCCCGCGCGCTCCAAGCCCGGCCCGGTCTTCGGCGTGGTCGAGGCGCCGGCCGACGAGGACCAGGCCGAGGAGACCACGGACGAGCAGGACGACCGCGACAACCGCGAGGACGACGACAGCGACGAGGCCGCCGGCCGCCGTCGCCGCCGTCGTGGCCGCCGTGGCCGTGGCCGCGGCAAGGGCGGCGACGAGGGCTCGGGCGAGGGCGAAGACGACTCGGCCGACGAGCAGCCGGAACGCCCGCAGGGCCGCAAGCGCAGCCGTGGCGGCGACACGAACGAGGACGACAAGCCCGCCGAGGCCGAGAGCGCCGAGTCCGAGGACAGCTCCGGCGACGCCGACTCCGACAACGACTCCGATTCCGACGGCGGCAACAAGCGCCGTCGCCGCCGTCGCCGCCGTAAGGGCGGGGACGACGACAGCTCCGACGGCTCTTCGGGCACCGACGACCCGCCCAACACCGTCACCCACGTCCGCCAGGCCAAGGCCGAGCAGCAGCCCGCCGAGCGCCCGGCGCGCGACGAGGTGCGCAGCGTCCGCGGGTCCACCCGCCTGGAGGCCAAGCGCCAGCGCCGCCGCGACGGCCGCGAGGCCGGCCGCCGCCGCGCGCCGATCCTGTCCGAGGCCGAGTTCCTGGCCCGCCGGGAAGCGGTCGAGCGCACCATGGTCGTCGCCGAGAAGGGCGACTCGACGCAGATCGGCGTGCTCGAGGACGGCGTGCTGGTCGAGCACTTCGTGACGTCTTCGGGCACCGGCTCGATCGTCGGCAACGTCTACCTCGGCCGGGTGCAGAACGTGCTCCCGAGCATGGAGGCCGCGTTCATCGACATCGGCCGCGGCCGCAACGCCGTGCTGTACGCCGGCGAGGTCGACTGGGACGCCGCCGGCCTGGAAGGCAAGGCCCGCAAGATCGAGCAGGCGCTCTCCACCGGCGACAGCGTGCTGGTGCAGGTCACCAAGGACCCGGTCGGGCACAAGGGCGCCCGGCTGACCACGCAAATCTCGCTGCCCGGCCGCTTCCTGGTCTACGTGCCGGCCGGCGGGGCCACCGGCATCTCCCGCAAGCTGCCGGAGAACGAGCGGCGCCGGCTCAAGGACATCCTCAAGCGGATCGTCCCGGAGGACGCGGGCGTCATCATCCGCACCGCGTCCGAGGGCATCGTCGAGGAGGAGCTGGACCGCGACGTCCGCCGCCTCAAGGCGCAGTGGGACGTGATCAAGGAGAAGGCCGGGTCGGGCCAGCCCAAGAAGGGCGGCGCGCCGACCATGCTCTACGAAGAGCCCGACCTGCTGGTGAAGGTCGTGCGCGACCTGTTCACCGAGGACTTCGCGAAGCTCGAGGTCCAGGGCAGCCGGGCCTGGGACACCATCCACTCGTACGTCGAGCACGTGGCGCCGGACCTGATCGGCCGGCTCAAGCGCTACACCGGGACCGGCGACGCGTTCGCCGACCACCGGATCGACGAGCAGATCACCAAGGCGCTGGACCGCAAGGTCTGGCTGCCCTCGGGCGGTTACCTGGTGATCGACCGCACCGAGGCGATGACGGTGATCGACGTCAACACCGGCAAGTTCACCGGCTCGGGCGGCAACCTCGAGGAGACGGTGACCCGCAACAACCTGGAGTCGGCGGAGGAGATCGTCCGCCAGCTCCGGCTGCGCGACATCGGCGGCATCATCGTGATCGACTTCATCGACATGGTGCTGGAGTCGAACCGCGAGCTGGTGCTGCGCCGGCTGACCGAGTGCCTCGGCCGCGACCGCACGCGCCACCAGGTCGCCGAGGTCACCTCGCTGGGCCTGGTCCAGATGACCCGCAAGAAGATCGGCACCGGGCTGCTCGAGGCGTTCTCCACGCCGTGCGAGCACTGCAAGGGCCGCGGCGTGGTCGTCTCGACCGAGCCGCAGCGCACCGCCGGCGGCGGCAACGGCAACGGTGGCGGGAACAACGGCCACAACCACGGTGGCGGTGGCGAGAGCAAGAGCTCCCGCCGGTCGCGCGGCGGCCGCGGCAAGGGCGAGGACAGCCCGCAGCAGGCCGAGGCCAAGCCGGAGCCGGTGCAGCCGGCCCCGACGCCGGAGCAGCGCGAGTCCGTGGTCACGGCGGTGCAGGCGATCGCCCACGCGGCGAAGGTCGCGGCGGTCAAGCCGGAACACGAAGAGCACGCCCCCGAGGTCACCGACACCGCGGAGACGCCGGAGGTCCACGAGGCCGCGCCCGCGGTCCCGGAGCCGGCCGTCGAGGTGGCCGGGCAGCCGGTCACCAGCCCGGCCGACGAGGTCGAGGTGCCGCAGGAGGAGCCGGTCGTGGCCGAGGCCACGCCGGAGCCCGAGCCGGCCGAGCAGCCGGTGACGTACAGTGAGACTTCGGCCGAGGCGGACCAGTCCGCCGCGGCCGGATCCGAGATCGACGTGCCGGCCCCGGCCGGGCGCAGCACCCGGCGCCGTCCGCGGCGCACGGCTTCGCGTCCGGCGGGCCCGCCGGTGCACGCCTCGGAGCAGAGCTGA
- the obgE gene encoding GTPase ObgE: MASRFVDRAVIHLTAGDGGNGCASVHREKFKPLGGPDGGNGGNGGDVTLVVDPNVHTLLDFHFRPHARAGNGKMGQGSNRNGAAGDALEMHVPAGTVVFTEDGELVADLVNVGTTFVAAQGGRGGLGNASLSSKARKAPGFALLGEPGESRNLVLELRSVADVGLLGFPSAGKSSLISVLSAAKPKIADYPFTTLVPNLGVITAGETAFTMADVPGLIPGASEGKGLGLDFLRHIERCAVLVHVVDCATLEPGRDPVSDVDALEAELAKYTPGLGGKLDERPRVVVLNKIDVPEAAELAEFVRADFEARGLQVFEVSTASRKGLRELTFALSKVVEEYREAQPVLEAERIVLRPMAVDDSGFTVEADPAEEGAFIVRGTRPERWIRQTNFTNDEAVGYLADRLNRLGVEDKLAKLGARPGSPVTVGDVQFEWQPSTPDVHVHLSGRGTDVRLERNERIGATDRKEARRIRRDGPDGGSEFDTAFESGTAVEFDTDADDDADFDAAGPDTGVTGDSVELDR; this comes from the coding sequence ATGGCGTCCCGGTTCGTGGACCGCGCGGTGATCCACCTGACCGCCGGCGACGGTGGGAACGGCTGTGCCTCGGTGCACCGCGAGAAGTTCAAGCCGCTCGGCGGCCCGGACGGCGGCAACGGCGGCAACGGCGGCGACGTCACCCTGGTCGTCGACCCCAACGTGCACACCCTGCTCGACTTCCACTTCCGCCCGCACGCCCGCGCCGGCAACGGCAAGATGGGCCAGGGCAGCAACCGCAACGGAGCCGCGGGCGACGCGCTGGAGATGCACGTCCCGGCCGGCACCGTGGTGTTCACCGAGGACGGTGAGCTGGTCGCGGACCTGGTGAACGTCGGCACCACGTTCGTCGCCGCCCAGGGCGGCCGCGGCGGGCTCGGCAACGCCTCCCTGTCGTCCAAGGCCCGCAAGGCGCCAGGGTTCGCGCTGCTCGGCGAGCCGGGGGAGAGCCGCAACCTGGTGCTGGAGCTGCGCTCGGTGGCCGACGTCGGGCTGCTCGGCTTCCCGTCGGCGGGCAAGTCCTCGCTGATCTCGGTGCTGTCCGCGGCGAAGCCGAAGATCGCCGACTACCCGTTCACCACGCTGGTGCCGAACCTCGGCGTGATCACCGCCGGCGAGACCGCGTTCACCATGGCCGACGTGCCCGGCCTGATCCCCGGCGCGTCCGAGGGCAAGGGCCTCGGCCTGGACTTCCTGCGCCACATCGAGCGCTGTGCCGTGCTGGTGCACGTGGTCGACTGCGCCACGCTGGAGCCGGGCCGCGATCCGGTGTCCGATGTGGACGCTTTGGAGGCCGAGCTGGCCAAGTACACCCCGGGCCTGGGCGGCAAGCTCGACGAGCGGCCGCGCGTGGTGGTGCTGAACAAGATCGACGTGCCCGAGGCCGCGGAGCTGGCCGAGTTCGTCCGCGCGGACTTCGAGGCCCGCGGGCTCCAGGTGTTCGAGGTGTCGACGGCGTCGCGCAAGGGCTTGCGCGAGCTGACTTTCGCGCTGTCGAAGGTCGTCGAGGAGTACCGCGAGGCCCAGCCGGTGCTGGAGGCCGAGCGGATCGTGCTGCGGCCGATGGCAGTCGACGACAGCGGGTTCACCGTTGAGGCCGACCCGGCGGAAGAGGGCGCGTTCATCGTGCGCGGCACCCGGCCCGAGCGCTGGATCCGGCAGACCAACTTCACCAACGACGAGGCCGTCGGCTACCTCGCGGACCGGCTCAACCGGCTCGGCGTCGAGGACAAGCTGGCGAAGCTCGGCGCGCGGCCGGGCAGCCCGGTCACGGTCGGCGACGTGCAGTTCGAGTGGCAGCCCTCGACCCCGGACGTCCACGTGCACCTGTCCGGGCGCGGCACGGACGTGCGGCTGGAGCGCAACGAGCGCATCGGCGCGACCGACCGCAAGGAGGCCCGCCGGATCC
- the rpmA gene encoding 50S ribosomal protein L27, with protein sequence MAHKKGASSSRNGRDSNAQRLGVKRYGGQEVNAGEILIRQRGTKFHPGVNVGRGGDDTLFALAAGAVEFGTKRGRKTVNIVPASVDA encoded by the coding sequence ATGGCTCACAAGAAGGGTGCGTCCAGCTCCCGCAACGGTCGCGACTCCAACGCCCAGCGACTGGGCGTGAAGCGCTACGGCGGCCAGGAAGTCAACGCCGGCGAGATCCTGATCCGCCAGCGCGGCACCAAGTTCCACCCCGGCGTGAACGTCGGCCGTGGCGGCGACGACACGCTGTTCGCGCTCGCCGCCGGTGCGGTCGAGTTCGGCACGAAGCGTGGCCGCAAGACGGTCAACATCGTGCCCGCGTCCGTCGACGCCTGA